In one Lolium rigidum isolate FL_2022 chromosome 3, APGP_CSIRO_Lrig_0.1, whole genome shotgun sequence genomic region, the following are encoded:
- the LOC124699001 gene encoding protein PYRICULARIA ORYZAE RESISTANCE 21-like, whose amino-acid sequence MAEMMSTLILKVDLDCCSCYKKIRKILCKLQDREGIRTISFDEGSKTIAVAGPFDPHRLSCKIRCKGGKVIKGIEIIQHGGGGEPQGNMAGPPPTKSGKNKQKGKRKETEMEPHPPPVHEQEQPPQGPQPPPVENPPPPAQPPAPDSHISTGMPPTIEEQKQWERPAELEPQYEPLPPAPPVEQEKQRDQRLYHPPAGPVWPVDVKPTTAEIEIPSWPAPPQPIGTAGSSYGCSCCQPCYRGYYEGCRCCSCGRVYGYSVGVLPTPAGCYAGGSIYRPGCQLYREEDPAGACAVM is encoded by the exons ATGGCAGAGATg ATGTCCACGCTAATCCTAAAGGTTGATCTTGATTGCTGCTCGTGCTACAAAAAGATCCGCAAGATCCTCTGCAAACTCCAAG ATCGGGAGGGGATCAGGACGATCtccttcgacgagggaagcaaGACGATCGCAGTCGCCGGGCCGTTCGACCCGCACAGGCTCTCATGCAAGATCAGGTGCAAGGGGGGAAAGGTGATCAAGGGCATCGAGATCATCcaacacggcggcggtggcgagccACAGGGGAATATGGCAGGGCCGCCGCCAACGAAGAGCGGCAAGAATAAACAGAAGGGGAAGCGGAAAGAGACGGAGATGGAGCCTCATCCACCGCCAGTTCATGAGCAAGAGCAACCGCCACAGGGGCCACAACCGCCGCCGGTCGAGAACCCGCCGCCGCCTGCGCAGCCGCCTGCCCCTGACAGCCACATTTCTACGGGGATGCCGCCGACGATCGAGGAGCAGAAGCAATGGGAGAGGCCGGCCGAACTCGAGCCGCAGTACGAACCATTACCGCCGGCGCCACCAGTGGAGCAGGAGAAACAGAGAGATCAGAGGCTGTATCATCCGCCGGCGGGGCCCGTTTGGCCGGTCGACGTGAAGCCGACGACGGCGGAGATAGAGATCCCGTCGTGGCCGGCGCCGCCACAGCCGATAGGAACAGCAGGATCATCATACGGCTGCTCGTGCTGCCAGCCGTGCTACCGGGGGTACTACGAGGGGTGCAGGTGTTGCAGCTGCGGCAGGGTGTACGGCTACTCCGTCGGTGTCTTGCCGACGCCAGCGGGGTGCTACGCCGGCGGTAGCATCTACAGGCCGGGCTGCCAGCTCTACAGAGAGGAGGACCCGGCCGGTGCTTGCGCGGTTATGTGA
- the LOC124703018 gene encoding uncharacterized protein LOC124703018, giving the protein MAECSLATLRGQYRGGWSRSSGKLSPKTISIRISKRNCIHNIHLPCLPKFNSAKERKSGAFTSSNFHGKGYKLRTEVRCYFFQSLMGSESLISPNLMLLSDEALLTISIIFAYLAGVTPSRPTGPRTTSPSANQHLAEPISSDSGRNVEQLLDRTAGFDPNDTWSEVRAKLSEALEANGQDASFDRREDGLRNDRKNYPLSMLAIHGGPRLRLLLITFQLLEMEARNISGSFELLDGIRWSEVSICLIDSLIEPAFMKWIEDEQALEKSKIDKELMMVISRKIKEDDGILKRFTRLGKAELYLDLLFFIRFGSARSDSYFDAKFLAQNGARILEDLVIFLADVIASIYLEIMSVDGDMPTEVVGSSLALCSLSTRQLQKQRNEVAINGWLHQYFESVVSMYEDRFELYVLRRRACDTPVDNQSERTNWFRLAFQKPSASNPMDYVCISPFSLPVRRTKELRALTGWRYYYSLVLELSDIALPFARVVVARVSAAVSYFWVSMIGRSLGLIFSGIRQSLGWR; this is encoded by the exons ATGGCCGAGTGCTCTTTGGCAACACTGAGAGGCCAGTATCGAGGGGGATGGAGCCGGTCCAGCGGCAAACTCTCCCCAAAAACCATATCAATAAGGATATCTAAGAG GAACTGCATTCACAATATTCACCTTCCTTGTCTACCAAAATTCAATTCAGCGAAAGAACGGAAAAGTGGCGCATTTACCTCTTCTAATTTTCACGGAAAGGGTTACAAGCTGAGGACTGAAGTTAGATGTTATTTCTTTCAGTCGCTGATGGGTTCGGAGAGTTTGATCTCGCCGAACCTCATGTTGCTTTCCGATGAAGCGCTTCTTACTATCAGCATTATTTTCGCGTATTTGGCTGGAGTCACACCCTCTCGACCGACAGGGCCCCGCACCACAAGTCCCAGTGCTAATCAACATCTTGCAGAACCAATCTCCTCTGATTCTGGTAG GAATGTAGAACAGTTGCTTGACAGGACTGCAGGTTTCGACCCCAACGATACATGGAGTGAAGTGAGAGCTAAACTTTCTGAAGCCTTAGAAGCAAATGGTCAAGATGCCAGTTTTGATAGAAGAGAGGATGGGCTCAGGAATGATAGGAAAAACTATCCTTTGAGTATGCTTGCAATTCATGGTGGTCCCAGGTTGCGGCTTCTTCTGATCACATTTCAACTTCTCGAAATGGAG GCAAGAAATATATCTGGAAGTTTTGAACTCTTAGATGggatcaggtggtcggaagtgtcAATTTGTTTAATAGATAGCTTGATTGAACCAGCATTTATGAAATGGATTGAAGATGAGCAAGCCTTGGAAAAGAGCAAGATCGATAAG GAGCTTATGATGGTGATTAGTAGAAAAATAAAGGAGGATGATGGGATCTTAAAGAGATTCACCAGATTAGGGAAAGCTGAGCTCTATTTGGATCTTCTCTTTTTCATAAGATTCGGTTCTGCAAG GTCTGACAGCTACTTTGATGCTAAATTTTTGGCTCAAAATGGAGCCAGAATTTTGGAGGACCTGGTTATTTTCTTAGCTGATGTGATTGCTAGCATTTATCTAGAGATTATGTCAGTTGATGGCGACATGCCTACTGAGGTTGTTGGCTCCAGCTTAGCTCTATGCTCTCTATCAACAAGACAACTTCAAAAGCAGCGTAACGAG GTGGCAATTAATGGGTGGCTGCACCAGTATTTCGAGTCGGTTGTTTCAATGTACGAGGACAGGTTTGAGTTATATGTTCTAAGAAGAAGAGCATGTGATACCCCAGTGGATAATCAGTCGGAGCGAACTAATTGGTTCAGGCTTGCATTTCAAAAGCCTTCCGCATCTAATCCCATGGATTATGTGTGCATAAGCCCATTTTCTCTTCCAGTGAGAAGGACGAAGGAGCTAAGAGCTTTGACTGGATG GAGGTATTACTACAGCCTGGTCTTGGAGTTATCGGATATCGCACTGCCTTTTGCAAGGGTGGTGGTTGCTAGAGTCAGCGCCGCTGTGTCCTACTTCTGGGTGTCCATGATTGGGAGATCTCTGGGACTGATTTTCTCTGGGATAAGACAATCGCTCGGCTGGAGATGA